In the genome of Nerophis lumbriciformis linkage group LG32, RoL_Nlum_v2.1, whole genome shotgun sequence, one region contains:
- the LOC133575029 gene encoding inactive phospholipid phosphatase 7 isoform X2: MPSTARSRARERNSVLSRPEFMSLNQPPRGGGGPSENRGGGGGGGGSGGGGSGGPRRSSSIRHQVSQPSEDAGDGAPKADKKEPGKMPEEDCMQLNPSFKGIAINSLLAIDICLSKRMSVCAYTWSSWGGCRSMVALLALTGHGLTWIIGTIICLTRSSTLAGQEVLVNLLLGTWRLEPRREETSFIQTASSSSSRETVSTCRSRIMKQ, translated from the exons ATGCCCTCCACGGCGAGATCCAGGGCTCGGGAGCGGAACAGCGTCCTGAGCAGACCCGAGTTCATGTCCCTTAATCAGCCTCCTCGAGGCGGCGGAGGGCCCTCGGAGAACCGGggaggtggtggtggaggtggtggTAGTGGAGGAGGTGGTAGCGGAGGCCCGAGGCGCTCCAGCTCGATCCGACACCAGGTCAGCCAACCAAGCGAGGACGCCGGAGACGGTGCGCCGAAAGCGGACAAGAAGGAGCCGGGTAAGATGCCCGAGGAGGACTGCATGCAGCTGAACCCCTCCTTCAAGGGGATCGCCATCAACTCCCTCCTCGCCATTGACATATGCCTGTCCAAGCGCATGAGCGTGTGCGCGTACACGTGGTCGTCGTGGGGAGGCTGTCGCTCCATGGTGGCCCTGCTGGCCCTCACCGGACACGGCCTGACGTGGATCATCGGGACCATCATCTGCCTCACCCGGAGCAGCACCCTGGCCGGACAGGAGGTTCTGGTCAACCTGCTGCTGG GCACATGGAGACTTGAGCCTCGCCGTGAAGAAACAT CATTTATTCAGACagcaagcagcagcagcagcagagagACAGTTTCAACATGTAGATCCAG GATAATGAAGCAGTAG
- the LOC133575029 gene encoding inactive phospholipid phosphatase 7 isoform X1, with protein MPSTARSRARERNSVLSRPEFMSLNQPPRGGGGPSENRGGGGGGGGSGGGGSGGPRRSSSIRHQVSQPSEDAGDGAPKADKKEPGKMPEEDCMQLNPSFKGIAINSLLAIDICLSKRMSVCAYTWSSWGGCRSMVALLALTGHGLTWIIGTIICLTRSSTLAGQEVLVNLLLALLLDVLTVAGVQRLVKRKGPWEMVPSFLDCVAMDVYSFPAAHASRAAMVSKFLLSHLVLAVPLRILLVLWAFLVGVSRVLLGKHHLTDMLCGFALGLFHFGLMETVWLSSNTCQTIISIGTLSWSPFP; from the exons ATGCCCTCCACGGCGAGATCCAGGGCTCGGGAGCGGAACAGCGTCCTGAGCAGACCCGAGTTCATGTCCCTTAATCAGCCTCCTCGAGGCGGCGGAGGGCCCTCGGAGAACCGGggaggtggtggtggaggtggtggTAGTGGAGGAGGTGGTAGCGGAGGCCCGAGGCGCTCCAGCTCGATCCGACACCAGGTCAGCCAACCAAGCGAGGACGCCGGAGACGGTGCGCCGAAAGCGGACAAGAAGGAGCCGGGTAAGATGCCCGAGGAGGACTGCATGCAGCTGAACCCCTCCTTCAAGGGGATCGCCATCAACTCCCTCCTCGCCATTGACATATGCCTGTCCAAGCGCATGAGCGTGTGCGCGTACACGTGGTCGTCGTGGGGAGGCTGTCGCTCCATGGTGGCCCTGCTGGCCCTCACCGGACACGGCCTGACGTGGATCATCGGGACCATCATCTGCCTCACCCGGAGCAGCACCCTGGCCGGACAGGAGGTTCTGGTCAACCTGCTGCTGG CCCTCCTCCTCGATGTGCTGACGGTGGCAGGAGTCCAGCGACTGGTGAAGCGCAAAGGACCCTGGGAGATGGTGCCGAGCTTCCTGGACTGCGTGGCCATGGACGTGTACTCGTTCCCAGCGGCGCACGCCAGCCGCGCCGCCATGGTGTCCAAATTCCTGCTGTCCCACCTGGTGCTGGCGGTGCCGCTCCGCATCCTGCTGGTGCTGTGGGCCTTTCTAGTGGGCGTGTCCCGGGTGCTGCTGGGGAAGCACCATTTGACGGACATGCTGTGCGGCTTCGCGCTCGGCCTCTTCCACTTTGGCTTGATGGAGACGGTGTGGCTGTCGTCCAACACCTGCCAGACTATCATCTCAATTGGCACCCTCAGCTGGAGCCCCTTCCCATGA